The following nucleotide sequence is from Synechococcales cyanobacterium T60_A2020_003.
TCAACCCTGCGATGCTTAGCCAATTATACCAGGCTGGCGGTTTGCTCGTCTCCCCTCTCCGCCGCCCCGCGATTGCTTGGCATAGCTGCAAGGGGGACTCGCAACCGCCCCGCTTTCATCCCGACACTCGCCTTCGGCAGAGTGCGGGGCTTTCACGGAGAAGCTAAAATCTTCAAAATACTTGTCCCCAAGTCTGACTAGCTTAACGTAACGTCGAGACAGGAGGCAGCAGACCTACAGACCCTAAATACAAGAAAATAGTATTCATATACTAAAATAAGAATGTGTGCAAGTGCAACAGTTTGCGCATGGGTAAGGATGCTATACCAGAGCATGGCTATGGCTAGGCCGGATTTGTAAAGTCATGTCACTATTTGTAGCAGTTTGTATTAATCTGTCAGTGACGTTATCTTGTGGGCACCTGCATAGTCTCCTTAGTTGGAATTTTTTGTGTGTGTAGCCTTGCCTAACGGCACCCTAATCCCCCCTGAGTGTTACTAAAAGTGAGGTTTCAGCCCTATGACTGGCAGACAGCTTCTTGCTCCTCCCAATGTGGTTCTTAGTGTTGACCTTGGACGAACCGCGACGAAAGCCTGTGTAAGTCGAGATCCAAAGTCGGTGGTTTTGATTCCCGCAAACGTGGCTCAGTTGACGGTAGAGCAGGTTCGGCGCGGACAGTTTGAGTCTCAACCGACGGATCCATTGCTAGATATTTGGTTGGAGTTTCAGGGTTGTGGGTTTGCCATTGGGCAGCTTGCAGCAGATTTTGGTGCGAACCTCGGCGTAGGGCAGTCCAAAGTTGAAGATGCGCTCGTGAAGGTTTTAGCGTGTGCAGGTTTCTTTAATGTAGAAGGTTCGGTGGGCGTGGTCTTGGGACTACCATTCCATTCGCAAGAGCAGTTCGAGCGGGAGAAAGAGCAGATTATCAGCATGCTGCGATCGCCCCATATCGTGAACTATCGGGGTGATGCGCGGGCGCTAGATATTCAGCAGGTGTGGGTCATGCCTGAAGGATACGGCAGTCTGATTTGGTGCGAGGCGCAAGATAAGAAATCGTCGAGT
It contains:
- a CDS encoding ParM/StbA family protein codes for the protein MTGRQLLAPPNVVLSVDLGRTATKACVSRDPKSVVLIPANVAQLTVEQVRRGQFESQPTDPLLDIWLEFQGCGFAIGQLAADFGANLGVGQSKVEDALVKVLACAGFFNVEGSVGVVLGLPFHSQEQFEREKEQIISMLRSPHIVNYRGDARALDIQQVWVMPEGYGSLIWCEAQDKKSSSPDFPSLSVAVVDIGHQTTDFLMIDRFRFARGASESTEFAMSQFYDQVANQIQGADSQSLSLIEAVHKLEGERFYRPRGSTKPTNLDDILPSLRKSFARELSDRLISWLPERVSDVVVTGGGGEFFWNDLRPLLRDAKLRSHLAKPSRTANALGQYIYGETQLALIQNQLATSQAS